DNA from Clupea harengus chromosome 2, Ch_v2.0.2, whole genome shotgun sequence:
AGACATGACACAcgcaaaattaaaaaaaatttgtATAGCCGATACAATATTTTTTACAATTTAACGCTAAATTCTTACCGTGAGATAAAGCCTTTACCCTGAGATGTAAACTTTCACTTTCATGTATGCCTGTTGCATCATTTCCTTATTGTTAAACTGTGAAGGCACGTAATCCATGCCTGATCAGTATAGATGTGTAAAGTATGCATTAGTCTACCTTGCTTGTAATTTCAATgtcaaaaaatatttttaagagtgttttgtttttctgaaatAACTGATTCAAGTGCATAACCTATATACAGCCTAGTCTTTACCGAGGCCTACCATGGCTTTAAGTTGGCCTATGTTTCAACCTATCAGTTGAAAACATAACCCAAATATTCGCCTCACCTGTACGGTGAATTGTTCGGGGGGAAAAAAGTTGGCTAAATGAATAACTGGAAATGCACAATGAGGCATTGTGAAATGTTCAATAGGCCTACTATACTGACAAACAATTTCAACAGATGCATCATCCCATGCCAGGCCTCTGGCTGCATCTGCCATTGATGGGTGTTTCTGTTTCCTACCTAAGAACCGTTAAACAAATCAAGCTTGTTAATCTTGTTCAGCCATATGTAGTTTTCACAAAACTCACAGATTCTTGTGGATTATGACAATTCCAATGCATTTAAATAATGCAATGCTGAAAATATTGTGTTGCACTTCAATAATTGCTTACAATTCTGAAAAGGATGTGTCACAGGGTTTGTGAAACAGGCTATATAATTTTATGCATAAATGGTTCCTCACTTGTGACAGTTGAATTCATTCCTTCATCTTGCCAGGCATAGGCTATGTGTTGAATGGTTTATTGCTCACATGGCCTTTAGGTACTATACATTATTCATCAATGTAAAGCGAATTTCAGCCTAACAGAATATCAATTATTGGTTACAACTAGTTAATAACAGgtgaaattgtattgtttttattgAGATTTACAGAAAATTGATTTACACTTTAAACATTAGAAAAACACACCTGACATTGCATCAGACGTATGAGCTTTCAAAGTTCATGTTGCAGTTGTAGATATTGTAAATATTATATAGTATCtaagtggggaaaataagtatttgaacccctgccgatttcgcaagtttggccacgtgcaaagaaatgtgtgatctataattgtaatggtaggtgtattttaacagtgagaaatagaatatccacagacaaatccagaaaactgcattttataacatttatgactttatttgtatttgatgcagaaaataagtatttgaacacccaagcaaacagcaagaattctggctcccaatgaccagttatgtgcccaagaagcacacaggttagtcctcattaggcctaacaaggtacacctgatctcaactggtgacgtgtataaaagaaacctgtccaaataatcatacttcacaccttcaacctcaccaccatgggcaagaccaaagagttgaccaaggacgtcagagataagattgtagacctgcacaaggctggaatgggttacaaaaccattggcaagcagcttggtgagaagcagacaactattggtgcaattattcgtaaatggaagcaacacctgTCAATCGCTCTAACTTTAACTGTCAATTAACAACTGTTAATCCCTCATTGTAACAGTGCAGAATATACAATGAAAACATATTTCATTATAGTCTCAGTCAGACTCAGTCAGCTCCTTCATAAGATCTTTCTCATGAATCAGTAAGGCTTGAAATAaagcttctgctgctgctttaGTGGTTGTGCTCTCCAAGATCTTCCTCATCTGCTCTTGGGGTGTTTTTTCTGCCCGCACATTGGAAGCCATTTCTGTATGGAAACTCTTCTGTTTCAGTTCATCCAGAATTGGTTGCACATTTTTCACGTTCTGTGTCAAAGCACTGATATTGTCTTTAAAGAAGCCACGCTTGTCTGAAAgagaaatatacattaatacaatacatactgTAGGTTGACTGCTGTCTTTAGAGAGAGCTGCTTGTCATAAAAGGGCACAAATGTACTTAATGCACCCATACTTAAGATCTGACAAAAGCAATCCTGCTCACATACCTTGTAATGGCCACATTATAACGTTCTATtagtaaagcactttgagctccACTGATTGTATGAAAACTATAATATAATTAAACACTTATTATCATTGCAAACTAGTTTGTCTTGAAAATGATACAATATTGAGAGCGAtaatattttcacacacacatttgttctcTATTACATAATGAATAATTACAGTTTTATGGAATATCATTAGTACAAACACTATATTTCACACTTAGAGTTCTATTCCTTGATGGACAATTCTAGCAGTGATGGAAAGAACAACCACCTGAGATGGTGGGGCAAGACCTCCTTTTTCCTGCACTTGCTGCATTTGCACCTGCATAGAAGGATTAGAAAGAACTGTTCTCTGATTgacacaaaacagagagagagaaatgcagtaAATGATGTTGAGTTTGTATGTGAGCGATAGACAGACATACGGAAATAGatagctaaagagagagagagtttcacaATACTGGTTCAGCAGTATTTGGAGACATATATTAAGGGTAAAGGGCTAACCTGAGAGTTGTGGCTTAGAAGATTTAGCACTGGACCCAGAGGTATAGTTGAAACAGAAGGAGACATCCTCATTCACATTACTGTTTGTTAACTTTGGGGCAAAAATATGACTGTTATTTGTTGCCACCATAGATGAACCACTGTTGGGAAAGGCTGGTGGTGGGACTTGGGAAGGACCATGTTTGCCTCCTGAAAAGGAGCCATAAAAACATCACATTTGGAAATCACAGGTAAAATTACAGGTGATTTTcttttacaaaaacaaacaaaaaaattggTGATATTGATAAGAAATTACTGTTTGATAATTCTAAATAAGATAGTCAATAGTGCAAACAGTGAAATTACATCTGCTGTAGCCATACGCTACCTACCTTGGCACCCGTCGACATTGACCTCCATTTTATAAGATTTCATGTTGGTGTTGGCTGTCTCTGATGCCACAATAGTGCTGCCTTGATCTGCATAAACCTGAGGGCCTGTTGCGACAGCAAGCATTGGACATTACTCATTTAATCAGTAAGTGGGCTTTGCGGGAATTTAACAATGATAGCGTTATGTTTCTCTTTAGAAGAAACTTGTAGCATACCTTTATTACTGCATAACTTCTGTATTTCAGGGAAATCTTTCCTCAGGATTGCGACAAACTTTTGACAATTGTCTTCTCCTTTCTGGTGTATAAATGCCAGCAGTGATTTAATCCGCTCTTTCCCATCTTGTTTACCTATAGTCTTGTGTTCCTTAACTGTTATCATATCCTCGACATGCTCCATCACCTTCTCAAAGTGATCTGACAACAGTGTGCATAAAGCTCCTTCATTTGACTGCAGGAATTCCATATTGTGAcctgaatctcacacacacacacacacacacacacacacagagtgaacaatcatgtttttgaatattaatattaatagtTACAATTAATGAAATCAATGCAACTGGAATGGATAAAATACTCAGCAGCTTCATGCACGTGCTAAGTATTACTGTATTGCAGTATTTGGAATAACTGATCCAATGGAAAACGTCTAATTGGTAAATAGATTTACGCTGGTTAAATGTGTAACGTTACACCCAACAGTGCTCCGCTACCAACTTCCTATTACTTAACCCTCCACCCCATTTCCATATGGTCCGTATCGTTTTTGAATCGTCAATCTACATTGTATTTCACGACTTCCATTAATAATGCTAATGCATATCCAAGAATATAGCACTGCCTGAGTTCAAGGCCCGTTTGCTCTGTTATCTTGGATCGTGGCAAGGGAATTGACAGAAGACCAATAGTTTTTCGGCAAAATGTTATCTAGAATGTATCAGTACCACCTGGTACCGAGATACTTTTGAAGATGCTGGCCTCCCTATTTGTTATGAGTCCCTTTGAATGCACATGTTGGAGAATCCAAGATGGATGAAGCCTAAGCTTTTCGATTAGTTTTATTTTGTGTCTTTGAATGGCATCCATTACACATAAGAGAGCGCAGCCTAGCCTACGAGAACTTTTCTCGTCCTGTTTTGAGTTCAGCGCTACGGGCATTGTTGCTGCGAAAGTTCTGTAGACTCCATCATCATTTAGCAAATAGCCTTAGACATGACACAggcaaaaacatttttcttttgtatAGCCGATATAATATTTCTACAATGTAACGCTAAGTTCTTACCTTGAGATGAAGCTGAAGCCTTTACCTTGAGATGTAAACTTTCACTTTCAGGTATGCCTGTTACATCATTTCCTTATTGTTAAGCTGTGAAGGCACGTCATCCATGCCGGATCAGTATAGATGCATGTAAAGTATGCATTAGTCTACCTTGCTTGTAATTTCAATGTAAAAGATATTTTTtagaatgttttgtttttctgaaatAATTGATTCAAGTGCATAGCCTTAATGCAGCCTAGTCTTTACCGAGGCCTACTATGGCTTTAAGTTGGCCTATGTTTCAACCTATCAGTTGAAAACAGAACCCAAATATTCGCCTCACCTGTACGGTCTATTGCTCGAAAAAAAAAGTTGGCTAAATGAATAACTGGAAATGCACAAAGAGGTGTTGTGAAATGTTCAATTGGCCTACTGACAAACAATTTGCATCATCCCATGTTAGGCCTGAGGCTGCATCTGCCATtgatgggtgtgtctgtttcttACCTAAGGACAGTTAAACAAATCAAGCTTGTTAATCTTGTTCAGCCATATGTAGTTTTCACAAAACTCACAGATTCTTGTGGATTATATGCCAATTCCAATGCACTTAAATAATGCAATGCTGAAAATATTGTGTTGCACTTCAATAATTGCTTACAATTCTGAAAAGGATGTGTCACAGGGTTTGTGATACAGGCTATATCATTTTATGCATAAATGGTTCCTCACTTGACAGTGACCGttgaattcattaattcatctTACCAGGCATAGGCTTGTTGAATGGTTTATTGCTCACATGGTCTTTAGGTACTATACATTATTCATGAATGTAAAGCGAATTTCAGCCTAACAGAACATCAATTATTGGTTACAACAAGTTAATAACAGGTGACATTTAATTGTGTTTATTGAGGCTTACAGAACATTGATTTACACACTTTAAACATTAGAAAAACACACCTGACATTGCATCAGACGTATGAGCTTTCAAAGTTCATGTTGCAGTTGTGGATATTCATGCTCGTACCCATGTCAGTTCAGAGGAAAAAATTTTGCCAGCCCATGGCTAGGCATTACCACCATTTTACAACCATCAAATCAGGGACTGCTTAGACTGAGGCTGCATCTGGTGatttctgcctctgtctgttaATCTGTCCCACACCATAATGTATCTCACAACTGTGTTACAAACAGGCCCAGAGCAGCATGACCGTGGAGCCAAGCAAGGGTTTGGTGGCACCACGGGAAAGCCTCTCTTGTGAAGTGCGGAGGCGTTTGGATGGCATCAAAGGCATCAGTCAGCAGGGGGCGCCTCTGCATATTAACACTATGAGATTCCGTTCCTCGTTCACCACAACACGGCGACAAAAGCTGCTGTAGACGTAAGTGCAAATTGTCTTCTCCTCACCGGCATCCCCTCCGTCTCTGTGACATGTCTTTGTTGCGTTCGCGAGGTGTCTATGCATGGCTTGTGGTGTGTTCTCAAATGGCAACAgcgacttgtgtgtgtgtgtgtgtgcacgttctgAAATCGTTTATTTGCCATTCTCTCCGCTCCCCTGCTGTTATGTTTTGGATGCTGAAACCCTGTGCAtggttctctctccactcacttCCTCCCACTCACCCAGAGAGCACACCAACGCACAGATTGCTCGTTTTTGTCCAAAGAGCGGtgttgtttccatggcaaccagcCCCAAAGGACAGACTGCAGTCAGGGTTGAGTTTCAAAGGGGGtctgagaaagaggaggaggagggagctcATAGTTGGCGTGAAATTTAAGATCAGTATGGATTATCATGATCTTCACTGTTGTAAGCCTTTTCCACTGGTGGCGTGAAGCCATTTTTGACagcaaagggggaaaaaatcagcGTAAGGATAGGGATTTTGCTGAAGTGTGTTTTGAGATGATTTTACTTGAGTGGGATAAAGGatattaaatgttttgtgtAATTGTGTTCATGAATTTGTtttgaacacaaaacaaaagcaaaacattttaGCATAGAATCAAAATCCAGGGATTTTAAGTATGTCATTTAGTATTTATTAGTGGACCACAACAGGTGATTATAAAGTAGGCCTACTTTATTGGAAAG
Protein-coding regions in this window:
- the si:dkey-10c21.1 gene encoding uncharacterized protein si:dkey-10c21.1; this translates as MEFLQSNEGALCTLLSDHFEKVMEHVEDMITVKEHKTIGKQDGKERIKSLLAFIHQKGEDNCQKFVAILRKDFPEIQKLCSNKGPQVYADQGSTIVASETANTNMKSYKMEVNVDGCQGGKHGPSQVPPPAFPNSGSSMVATNNSHIFAPKLTNSNVNEDVSFCFNYTSGSSAKSSKPQLSGANAASAGKRRSCPTISDKRGFFKDNISALTQNVKNVQPILDELKQKSFHTEMASNVRAEKTPQEQMRKILESTTTKAAAEALFQALLIHEKDLMKELTESD